The following is a genomic window from Caproiciproducens sp. CPB-2.
CGCCGTTTACTATGTAATCCGTCATAATGAAGGAATAGCCGTTGGTGGCGTCCGTGCTCATCTGCTTGAGCCAGGAGAACACAAAGTCCTTTGCGGTGAGCGCGGTGCCGTTGCTCCATTTCAGGCCGTCCCTCAGGGTAAAGGTGTAGGTCAGCTTGTCGTCGGATACCTTGTAGCTTTCCGCCAGCGCCGGTTCCGGCTCATGCTTTTCGTTCAGGCGGTAAAGACCCTCGGATACGTTGTTCAGGATGGTAAACGAGTTGTTGTCGGACGCGGCCCACTGCACCATGGTCCTGATTTCATTGGTGTCGTAGACGGTGATGGTGCCGTCCGAGGTTTTTGCGGTACCTTCGGACTGGGCCGGGCCGGATGCCGCGGCGCTGCTCGCTGTGCCGGTAAAGCCGCAGCCGCTGGTTGCCAGTACCATGGAAGCCGCAAGAATCAGCGCAAGCAGTTTGCTCTTTTTCATAAAAGGAATCACTTCTTTCTTTATGTAGTTGATATTGTTGAATTCTGTACAAAGTAAACAGTTTCTTTCTACAGAATACCGCTGATGGGGAACACGGCAGGTGAATGATCGCCGTGTGAAAGATGCAAAATCATTAGTTTGTTTTGTTTCCGAACTATTAACAGATTTGATATTACCACCAACTCAGTAAAATGTCAATCGAAATAACTGTTTTTTATTTAAAATCCAGGTATTGTAATTAATATTCTCCCGTGATATGATTAATGAAAAAGTTCGTATAGAGTACGAACTATAACCTTTTTGAACGGATCGTGATGAACATCAAACAGACTGTGGACCAAACACATATCAGGTCAATCAACCAAAGGGTGATTCTGGACAAAATCTATAGCGACGAGCCGATTTCCAGGGCCGAACTGGCGCGTGAGCTGTTCATCAGCAAGTCCGCTATGACGGAAAATATTGCAGCTTTGCTGAACATGGGCATCATACAGGAGTTCGGCGAGGGGGTTTCCATGTCCTCCGGAGGCAGAAAACCGATTTTGTTGAAATTTAACAAAACATACCAGTATATGATTGCGATTGAGCTGAATTTCGAGGACCCGATTTTCGTGCTTGCCAATCTGGGTGGGGAGATCATCAATAAATTTACGGTAAACATTTCCAATGATTCCCCTTACGCCACCAGACTGGAGCTGGTGCTGAATGCGGTCAGGCTTCTGCTTTCCTCCAACAACCTGACCAGCGGGGACCTGGCCATCATCGCCATTTCGTGCCCCGGCATCTATGACCCGGTCAACAGGACCTTTTTTGCCAACTCCAATTTTGCCAACTGGAACATGGGCGATTTTTCGCGGCAGATGGAGGAGTGCTTCGGCACCTCGGTGCTGGTGGTCAACGACGTGAACGCGGCGGCGGTGGGAGAGTTCA
Proteins encoded in this region:
- a CDS encoding ROK family transcriptional regulator, producing the protein MNIKQTVDQTHIRSINQRVILDKIYSDEPISRAELARELFISKSAMTENIAALLNMGIIQEFGEGVSMSSGGRKPILLKFNKTYQYMIAIELNFEDPIFVLANLGGEIINKFTVNISNDSPYATRLELVLNAVRLLLSSNNLTSGDLAIIAISCPGIYDPVNRTFFANSNFANWNMGDFSRQMEECFGTSVLVVNDVNAAAVGEFTSGAGKNSRDLVYVSGGLGLGAGIILNGELYGGSANCAGEIANEITIQNETARARGMSFNNLGGSANIHGLTDKIRREAPQSTRDAFAALGKSPEKIGFKDIIRVWRDGDPFLKACVDDIAVIIGGSISNIVCLLNCDLVIFGGEYTVFHAQMLPIINRIVRENAFAPVQVVPALLEKNSGIYGLFALSKEVIFDRLCNQGHERT